CGTCACCGGGATGGACTGGCCCATCGACGCGACCGGCCTGTCGGACGTGCTGGTGCGGCTGTCCCGGGACTACCCGGGCACGCCGCTGATGGTCACCGAGAACGGCTCGGCGTACCACGACCTGCTGGAGGGCGACCGGGTCGCCGACCCGGAGCGCATCGCCTACTTCGAGGGGCACCTGCGGGCGGTGCACCACGCCGTCGAGCGCGGCGCCGACGTGCGCGGTTACCTGGCCTGGTCACTGCTGGACAACTTCGAGTGGGCGTACGGCTACGGCAAGCGCTTCGGCCTGGTCTACGTCGACTACGACACGCAGCGGCGCGTGCTGAAGGACAGCGCGCGCTGGTATGCGCAGGTGATCCGGGACAACGGACTGTGAGGCCCTGGTCTGAGCGGAAGCGTCCGTCGCGCTCAGGCAGGGCGTGACGGACGGGACGACCGTCACGCGAGAGCGCCCCGGTCCGCGAGTCGATCGCGGGCCGGGGCGCTCGCCCGTGCGGGGTCAGCCGCGCGCGTTCCACATGGCGGCGAAGCCGGCCGCCTCGCCGGTCAGCCACCGGTCCACCTCGGCGCCCTTGCCGGCCTCGCCGCGGTAGGCGATGCCGCGGCGCACGTCGACCAGCACCGGCTCGGCGTGCGGCAGGATCTGGTCCATGTTGGACCGGAGCAGGTGCAGCGTCGCCGTGATCAGGTCGGCGGTCGGCGCCTCCTCGTCGAAGTGCAGCCGGACCGCCTCGCTGCGGCCGTCGTCATAGCGCAGGCCGAAGTGCGCGGCGATGCGCACCGGCAGGTTGCCGATCATGGCGAGCGCGTCGTTGGTCTGGGTCAGCCGGACGCCCTGGCCCTCGATCGAGATCAGGTAGCTCGCCGCGCCCGCGGTGAGCGCCGCGTAGAGCCGCTGCCAGCGCGGATCCACCAGGTCGTTGACCTCGGTGAGGTGGGTGCCCGGGGTGTGCTGGTCGATGTCGGTCTTCAGCGCCTTGATGAGGCGGCTGTGCGGGTTGAACCCGCGGCCGGTCTCGCGCTGCCGGCGCAGCTGCCCGACGAACGTGGCCTTGGCCGGGCCGGAACGGTCGACGTAGCGGGTGAACGCCAGCAGGGTGGCGTAGGGCAGCACAGCGGTCGGGGTGGTCTCGGCGACGGTCGCGGGAGGGGTGGGCATGGCGTCTCCGTTCGCAGCTCAGCGGCGCTTTTTCGTACACACATTCTAATCCGCCGGACCGACATTTTCCGCTGCCGTCGCAGCCGATGGGACGGATTGGCACACCGCTGCACAATGTGCCGATGGACCTGCTCAGACGCTTCACCAACTCGCCGCGCGCGCTGGTCGTGAGCTACCTGCTGCTGATCGTCACGTCCGGGCTGCTGTTCTGGATGTTCGAGGACAAGGAGCCCGGCGAGGCCATCTGGTGGGCGGTGGTCACCGCCTCGACCGTCGGATACGGCGACACGTACCCGCACACGTGGCAGGGCCGGGTGCTGGCCGGCTTCCTCATCTCGGTGATGGTGCTGTTCGTGATCCCGCTGATCACGGCGCACTTCGCCAGCAAGCTGATCGTCGACAACGACGCGTTCCAGCACGAGGAGCAGGAGGAGATCAAGAACCAGCTCCGCGAGATCCGCGCCATCGTCGAGCGCCTGGACCCCGCCGCCGCGGCCGAGGCGGGGGTACGCCTCGACGCCGTCGCCGAGCGCGCCGAGCGCCCGCGTACGCCCTAGCGCGGCGTCCTCAGGACGAGCGGGGCGGGCCGCTGCTGGCCCGGACGACGAGGCTCGGCGGCACGCGTGGGTGGCGTACCGCCGGGCCGCCGCCGTCGAACA
The Catellatospora sp. IY07-71 DNA segment above includes these coding regions:
- a CDS encoding potassium channel family protein, translated to MDLLRRFTNSPRALVVSYLLLIVTSGLLFWMFEDKEPGEAIWWAVVTASTVGYGDTYPHTWQGRVLAGFLISVMVLFVIPLITAHFASKLIVDNDAFQHEEQEEIKNQLREIRAIVERLDPAAAAEAGVRLDAVAERAERPRTP